In Macrotis lagotis isolate mMagLag1 chromosome 8, bilby.v1.9.chrom.fasta, whole genome shotgun sequence, a single genomic region encodes these proteins:
- the CSRNP1 gene encoding cysteine/serine-rich nuclear protein 1 isoform X2, producing MMSGLLKRKFDQLDDDTSASSVSSSFSRPCSPTSSESSDWDSEEESPPAPFVPQDLAAPSILKKARRSPAGSVTFAGVTVFYFPRCQGFTSVPSRGGCTLGMVRRHHTWRQFTLEEFDEEQTCLRKEKLRARLREEKLEALKWKMKDGGSQEPEETRRLLGEEAEVEVTDEELDSGAFLQPYSARQRRRLLRAVGVRRIDREEKQELQAIRLSREDCGCKCQDVCDPETCSCSVAGIKCQMDHTSFPCGCTKDGCGNPEGRVEFNQARVQTHALHTLTRLELESRQEGSSSEPEPPLPDLTAAAFDDLEVPPPTPTFPFSLGMEFLGESSCSSDTTDSSGASSALSEDPSDGLPFRAALSEEPLPGVDDDGLARILHFSDSNVPEEEDGGIPPGITLRQDNLGSFPSLDLFGTVADGYPGHVASIVSDCLDENANQDALCYLNDLPARPTMGVGRPLPPPTDSCKSYADLSLSSSESLDLFQSFCDYNLGPLYPSPKDVDHGDGLSVLQPALSPSPDHATCFLESLIGLSESGPEMSAPLSDNQLLEDAIKSSLMEMVKV from the exons ATGATGAGTGGGCTTCTGAAGAGGAAGTTTGACCAGCTGGACGACGACACGTCCGCCTCGTCGGTCTCGTCCTCCTTCTCACGCCCCTGTTCCCCTACCTCCTCCGAATCCTCCGACTGGGACTCTGAAGAGGAGTCGCCGCCAGCTCCCTTTGTGCCCCAGGACCTCGCTG CTCCGTCCATCCTCAAGAAGGCCCGGCGCTCTCCAGCGGGAAGTGTGACCTTTGCCGGAGTCACCGTTTTCTACTTCCCAAGATGCCAGGGCTTCACCAGCGTGCCCAGCCGGGGGGGCTGCACCTTGGGCATGGTGAGGCGCCACCACACCTGGCGCCAGTTCACCCTGGAGGAGTTTGACGAAGAACAGACCTGCCTGAGGAAGGAGAAGCTGCGTGCAAGGCTGCGGGAGGAGAAGCTGGAGGCCCTCAAGTGGAAG ATGAAGGATGGTGGGTCTCAGGAGCCCGAGGAGACACGCCGGCTGCTTGGGGAGGAGGCCGAAGTGGAGGTGACCGATGAGGAGCTGGACAGCGGGGCCTTTCTGCAGCCCTACTCAGCACGCCAGCGGCGCAGGCTGCTCCGGGCCGTGGGGGTCAGGCGGATCGACCGGGAGGAGAAGCAGGAGCTGCAGGCCATCCGGCTGTCCCGCGAGGACTGTGGCTGCAAGTGTCAGGATGTCTGTGACCCCGAGACCTGCAGCTGCAGCGTGGCTGGAATCAAATGCCAG ATGGACCACACATCCTTCCCCTGTGGCTGCACCAAGGACGGCTGTGGGAACCCCGAGGGCCGGGTGGAATTTAACCAGGCCCGGGTGCAGACCCATGCCCTACACACCCTCACAAGGCTGGAACTGGAGAGCCGCCAGGAGGGCTCTAGCTCTGAACCAGAGCCGCCGCTGCCGGACTTAACCGCCGCTGCCTTTGATGACCTGGAGGTCCCTCCTCCCACTCCGACCTTCCCATTCTCCCTGGGCATGGAGTTCCTGGGCGAGAGCAGCTGTAGTAGCGACACGACGGACTCCTCGGGGGCATCCTCGGCCCTCAGCGAGGATCCTTCAGACGGGCTGCCCTTTAGGGCAGCCCTCTCTGAGGAGCCACTGCCCGGAGTGGATGATGACGGCCTGGCCCGGATCCTGCATTTCAGTGATTCCAATGTCCCAGAGGAGGAGGACGGGGGCATCCCCCCTGGCATCACCCTTCGCCAGGATAACCTGGGCAGCTTCCCCTCCTTGGATCTCTTTGGCACGGTTGCCGACGGCTACCCCGGCCACGTGGCCAGCATCGTCTCTGACTGCCTAGATGAGAATGCCAACCAGGATGCCCTCTGCTACCTGAATGACCTCCCTGCCCGGCCGACCATGGGCGTGGGccgtcccctccctcctcccacagACAGTTGTAAGAGCTATGCAGACCTGAGCCTGTCATCTTCTGAGTCCCTGGATCTCTTCCAGTCCTTTTGCGACTACAACCTGGGCCCTCTCTACCCCTCACCCAAGGATGTGGACCATGGGGACGGCCTGTCTGTGCTGCAGCCtgccctctccccctcccctgacCACGCCACCTGCTTTCTGGAGTCCCTCATTGGCCTCTCTGAGTCCGGTCCGGAGATGTCCGCCCCCTTATCGGACAACCAGCTGCTGGAGGATGCCATTAAGTCGTCCCTCATGGAAATGGTGAAGGTCTAA
- the CSRNP1 gene encoding cysteine/serine-rich nuclear protein 1 isoform X1, with translation MGFRVSAAPRCSQGGEPAESHTAPRVLTGAGAMMSGLLKRKFDQLDDDTSASSVSSSFSRPCSPTSSESSDWDSEEESPPAPFVPQDLAAPSILKKARRSPAGSVTFAGVTVFYFPRCQGFTSVPSRGGCTLGMVRRHHTWRQFTLEEFDEEQTCLRKEKLRARLREEKLEALKWKMKDGGSQEPEETRRLLGEEAEVEVTDEELDSGAFLQPYSARQRRRLLRAVGVRRIDREEKQELQAIRLSREDCGCKCQDVCDPETCSCSVAGIKCQMDHTSFPCGCTKDGCGNPEGRVEFNQARVQTHALHTLTRLELESRQEGSSSEPEPPLPDLTAAAFDDLEVPPPTPTFPFSLGMEFLGESSCSSDTTDSSGASSALSEDPSDGLPFRAALSEEPLPGVDDDGLARILHFSDSNVPEEEDGGIPPGITLRQDNLGSFPSLDLFGTVADGYPGHVASIVSDCLDENANQDALCYLNDLPARPTMGVGRPLPPPTDSCKSYADLSLSSSESLDLFQSFCDYNLGPLYPSPKDVDHGDGLSVLQPALSPSPDHATCFLESLIGLSESGPEMSAPLSDNQLLEDAIKSSLMEMVKV, from the exons ATGGGATTCAGGGTCTCCGCTGCACCCCGTTGTTCTCAAGGTGGCGAGCCAGCCGAGAGTCACACGGCTCCGCGTGTCCTTACAGGTGCAGGAGCCATGATGAGTGGGCTTCTGAAGAGGAAGTTTGACCAGCTGGACGACGACACGTCCGCCTCGTCGGTCTCGTCCTCCTTCTCACGCCCCTGTTCCCCTACCTCCTCCGAATCCTCCGACTGGGACTCTGAAGAGGAGTCGCCGCCAGCTCCCTTTGTGCCCCAGGACCTCGCTG CTCCGTCCATCCTCAAGAAGGCCCGGCGCTCTCCAGCGGGAAGTGTGACCTTTGCCGGAGTCACCGTTTTCTACTTCCCAAGATGCCAGGGCTTCACCAGCGTGCCCAGCCGGGGGGGCTGCACCTTGGGCATGGTGAGGCGCCACCACACCTGGCGCCAGTTCACCCTGGAGGAGTTTGACGAAGAACAGACCTGCCTGAGGAAGGAGAAGCTGCGTGCAAGGCTGCGGGAGGAGAAGCTGGAGGCCCTCAAGTGGAAG ATGAAGGATGGTGGGTCTCAGGAGCCCGAGGAGACACGCCGGCTGCTTGGGGAGGAGGCCGAAGTGGAGGTGACCGATGAGGAGCTGGACAGCGGGGCCTTTCTGCAGCCCTACTCAGCACGCCAGCGGCGCAGGCTGCTCCGGGCCGTGGGGGTCAGGCGGATCGACCGGGAGGAGAAGCAGGAGCTGCAGGCCATCCGGCTGTCCCGCGAGGACTGTGGCTGCAAGTGTCAGGATGTCTGTGACCCCGAGACCTGCAGCTGCAGCGTGGCTGGAATCAAATGCCAG ATGGACCACACATCCTTCCCCTGTGGCTGCACCAAGGACGGCTGTGGGAACCCCGAGGGCCGGGTGGAATTTAACCAGGCCCGGGTGCAGACCCATGCCCTACACACCCTCACAAGGCTGGAACTGGAGAGCCGCCAGGAGGGCTCTAGCTCTGAACCAGAGCCGCCGCTGCCGGACTTAACCGCCGCTGCCTTTGATGACCTGGAGGTCCCTCCTCCCACTCCGACCTTCCCATTCTCCCTGGGCATGGAGTTCCTGGGCGAGAGCAGCTGTAGTAGCGACACGACGGACTCCTCGGGGGCATCCTCGGCCCTCAGCGAGGATCCTTCAGACGGGCTGCCCTTTAGGGCAGCCCTCTCTGAGGAGCCACTGCCCGGAGTGGATGATGACGGCCTGGCCCGGATCCTGCATTTCAGTGATTCCAATGTCCCAGAGGAGGAGGACGGGGGCATCCCCCCTGGCATCACCCTTCGCCAGGATAACCTGGGCAGCTTCCCCTCCTTGGATCTCTTTGGCACGGTTGCCGACGGCTACCCCGGCCACGTGGCCAGCATCGTCTCTGACTGCCTAGATGAGAATGCCAACCAGGATGCCCTCTGCTACCTGAATGACCTCCCTGCCCGGCCGACCATGGGCGTGGGccgtcccctccctcctcccacagACAGTTGTAAGAGCTATGCAGACCTGAGCCTGTCATCTTCTGAGTCCCTGGATCTCTTCCAGTCCTTTTGCGACTACAACCTGGGCCCTCTCTACCCCTCACCCAAGGATGTGGACCATGGGGACGGCCTGTCTGTGCTGCAGCCtgccctctccccctcccctgacCACGCCACCTGCTTTCTGGAGTCCCTCATTGGCCTCTCTGAGTCCGGTCCGGAGATGTCCGCCCCCTTATCGGACAACCAGCTGCTGGAGGATGCCATTAAGTCGTCCCTCATGGAAATGGTGAAGGTCTAA